One window from the genome of Cryptomeria japonica chromosome 6, Sugi_1.0, whole genome shotgun sequence encodes:
- the LOC131068028 gene encoding alpha carbonic anhydrase 7-like: MEMVKMISVLRILAFLALVIGFKAAEEYDYTGARGPSHWGDLKEEWKTCGDGRQQSPIDVLKRNIEISPNLGELQTSYKEANASLKNNGHDVMLRWAKGAGSIQVDGVNFTLRQCHWHSPAEHLIGGTRYPLEIHMVHQPADNKTVVIGILYKYGKPDTFLAQVLPFISEAEESLGMIDPKHIKFGSRKYYTYTGSFTTPPCTEGVTWIIIHKVRSVSRDQVRNLIAAVHDGFGKNARPIQSENGRTIELYMPQHGASKHI; encoded by the exons ATGGAGATGGTGAAGATGATCTCTGTATTGAGAATTTTGGCATTTCTAGCTCTGGTTATAGGCTTCAAAGCAGCAG AAGAGTATGATTACACTGGTGCAAGGGGACCTTCTCATTGGGGGGATCTCAAGGAAGAGTGGAAAACATGTGGTGATGGCCGACAACAATCTCCGATTGATGTGTTGAAGAGAAATATAGAGATATCTCCCAATTTAGGAGAGTTACAGACGAGCTATAAAGAAGCCAATGCGTCTCTCAAGAATAATGGCCATGACGTTATG TTGAGATGGGCAAAAGGAGCAGGCAGTATTCAAGTCGATGGGGTTAACTTTACTCTCCGACAATGTCACTGGCATTCTCCTGCCGAGCACCTTATTGGTGGCACAAG ATATCCTTTGGAAATACATATGGTGCATCAACCAGCAGATAACAAAACAGTGGTTATTGGAATTTTGTACAAGTATGGAAAACCTGATACATTCCTTGCACAGGTACTTCCATTCATTT CAGAGGCAGAGGAGAGCTTGGGAATGATAGATCCCAAACATATAAAGTTTGGGAGTAGGAAATACTATACATACACTGGCTCTTTCACAACTCCTCCATGTACAGAAGGAGTCACCTGGATCATTATACATAAG GTGAGAAGTGTGTCAAGAGATCAAGTGAGAAATTTGATAGCAGCAGTGCATGAT GGTTTTGGAAAGAACGCACGACCAATTCAATCTGAAAATGGACGTACTATAGAACTGTATATGCCACAACATGGAGCCTCGAAACATATTTGA